The following is a genomic window from Parabacteroides johnsonii DSM 18315.
TAAGAAGTTTAGTCGTATCATCACTGTTGAAAATGGCGTGATCAGAGGTGGATTGGGCAGTGCTGTTCTGGAATTTATGGCTGATAACGGCTATACCCCCAAAATTAAGCGGATTGGTGTTCCGGATGAGTTTGTCGAACACGGACCGATTTCCGAACTATATAAACTGTGTGGCATGGATGCCAAATGTATAGCAGAAGAAATAAAAAAGATGGTTATCGGAGGATAATATGTCCTTATAATTAATCTCTATATAAAATGAAAATTATTATAGCCGGAGCCGGTGAAGTAGGAACCCACCTGGCAAAAATGTTATCACAGGAGAAGCAGGATATTATCCTGATGGATCCGAATGAGGAACGTTTGAATTTTACGAATTCAAGTATGGAGATCCTTCCTATGGTGGGTAATCCGACTTCCATTCGAGATCTGGAAGAAGCCGGTATCAGAAAGGCAGACCTGTTTATCAGTGTCACGCCGGAAGAAACGACCAATGTGGCAGCCAGTATTCTGGCTTCTAAATTAGGGGCACGTAAGACGTTGACACGTATCAACAATTACGAATATTTGCTCCCTAAAAATAAGGAACTATTCGAAAAGATGGGGATCGATTCCATGATCTACCCGGAAATGCTGGCCGCCAAGGAAATTGTCACGGCTGTTAAACGTCCGTGGACTCGGCAATACTGGGAACTGTTCGGAGGCGCTCTGATCTTGATAGGTGTAAAGGTGCGCGATAATTCCCGACTTGTGAACAAACATCTGTTTGAACTGCTGAATGAACAGAAACTCTATCATATCGTTGCCATCAAACGGCAGAATGAAACTATTATTCCTCGTGGTACGGACCGTATAGAATCGGGAGATATCGTTTTCTTTACAACGACTAAAGGCCATATCGAAGATGTCCGGTTGCATGCGGGCAAGCGAGACCCTGAAGTAAAGAAAGTCATTATTATGGGGGGGAGCCGTATCGCAATCCGTACTTGTCAATATCTTCCGAACAATATTCGTGTAAAAGTAATCGAAACAAACAAAGAAAAGAGTCATCGTATAGCTGAGGTTGTCCCTGGAAATGTATTGATTATCAATGGGGACGGACGTGATACTGACCTCTTGATGCAGGAAGGAATCAAAGATGCACAAGCATTTATTGCACTGACGGATAATTCAAGTACGAATATTTTGGCTTGTTTGGCAGCTAAACGCGCCGGAGTATTCAAAACCATCGCCAAGATCGAGAATATTGACTACATACCTTTAGCGGAGAGTATGGATATCGGTTCGGTTATTAATAAGAAACTGATTGCTGCCAGCCATATTTACCAATTCCTGTTGGATGCAGACGTGTCGAACGTGAAATGTCTAACTTTTGCCAATGCTGATGTGGCGGAACTTGTTGCCCGTCCCGATTCGAAGATTACCCGTAAGCAGGTAAAAGATCTGAACCTCCCGAAAGATTTAACGTTGGGTGGATTGATTCGTGACGGAGAACCTATGATGATCAAGGGGGATACACATATCCAGGCTTATGATCACGTTGTTGTGTTCTGTTTGGATACGGCTATGCGTAAATTGGAGGACTACTTTAATTGATATGCTAAACATTCGTTTTATAATTAAGATGTTAGGGATGATGTTCATCCTTGAGACGTTATTTATGCTGGCTGCAACGGCAGTCGCTTTCTTATATAAAGGAAACGATTTCTATCCGCTTCTTCAGTCGAGTGGTATCATGTTCGGAACGGGAGTTCTTTTTATGCTGATCGGATTACGAGCCAACGAACATACGGCTGGACGCCGGGAAGGGATGTTGACCGTTACTTTGACTTGGGCTCTTTTCTCCCTCTTAGGGATGTTGCCTTTTTATTTAGGGGGGTATATAGATAATGTGACGGATGCTTATTTCGAAACGATGTCCGGTTTCACGACGACAGGCTCTACCATATTGACCGACATCGAAGCACTTCCGCATGGGATATTGTTTTGGCGAAGCCTTACGCAATGGCAGGGTGGTATCGGAGTAATTGTCTTTACTGTCGCTTTGATGCCTATCATTGGCGGTGGTGCCATACAGATGTTCAATGCTGAAACACCAGGAATCACACATGAACGTTTTCGACCTCGCATAACGCAGGTTGCCAAACGACTTTGGGGAGTTTATTTGTTTCTGACTATTATACTAATCGGGTTGCTTTGGGCGGGGCCGATGGATCTGTTTGATGCAGTGAACCATGCGCTAACTTGTATTGCAACTGGTGGTTATTCTACTAAAAATGCCAGTATTGCTTATTGGAACTCTGCTTATATCGAATATGTCGTTACGATCTTCATGTTTATTGGGGCAACCAATATCACCCTGATTTATTTCTTTTTTAACGGAAAGCCCAAGAAGTTGTTTACAGATGAGGAAACGCGCTGGTTCTTTTGGTTTGTGCTGATTATAACAGCAATGTCAACGGTTTGGATTATGTATAAGGGAATTGTGGATGATTTTGGAACGGCTTTCAGGCAGGCCATATTCCAAGTTGTGACATTGGTATCTACCTGTGGGTTTGCCACGGTCGACTATATTCCGTGGGGACCGTTCTTCTGGTTGTTGGCACTGGTCTTGATGGTGGTATGTGGTTGTGCAGGCTCTACCTGTGGAGGTTTGAAGATGGGCCGTTTTGTGATCTTGACCAAGAACCTCTTTAACGAGTTTAAGAAGCAGACACATCCACATGCCATTATTCCGGTACGTATGAATGGGCATGCCATTTCGGGTGATATTGTCCACCGGGTATTGGCTTTCGCTTTCGCTTATATTGCTTTAATATTTGTCAGCTGTATGGTACTGATGATCGACGGGATGGGATTTGAGGAGACGATCGGTGCTACTATCTCTTCGATCGGCAACGTTGGGCCGGGACTCGGTAGTTTGGGACCAGTTGGAAACTATGCTGATGTCCCGGCAGTATCGAAATGGTTCTTGTCTTTTCTGATGATGGTCGGACGTTTAGAAATCTTTACGGTGCTGACAATCTTGTTGCCAGGATTTTGGAAGCAATAATTAATCAAGTATGGTTTGAGGGGTAATCCAAGTCTTTGACTTCATTTTATGCTTTTGACATTTAGATAGCAAAAGAAGGTTTTTGCGTTCAAATAGAATGTTAAAAAATATTACCCCTGCGGGTAATTTTAAATAGATGCCCTACAAATCCGATTTTTATAGGATAGTACTATCATTTTGTATAACCATACTTGTGCAACAAAACGTAATAATCTCGTTTGTAAAGAGTGAGCTTTGTAGCCGACAGAACAATCTTTGAAATGCTCTCAGATTATTAAAACAGTAACCGTATCAAAGTTTTTTTGTCGTCATATATACGCTTTTCTGTAATTTTGCGTTATAATTGATACGAATTACCCAAACAAAGAAGAACATGATCGAATATATTAAGGGAGAAATCGTCGAACTGACTCCAGCCAGGATGGTGCTGGAATGTGCCGGAATCGGCTACGAACTGAATATTTCCCTGAATACATATACTTTTTATAATGGAAAGGCAGATGGTAAGGTCTACGTTTACGAGATCATACGAGAAGATGCCCACGTACTTTTTGGCTTTGCCGGGATAGAAGAACGCGAACTGTTCTTGATGCTGACCACCGTGCCAGGGGTAGGCCCTAACACGGCACGGATGATCCTTTCTTCCCTGTCACCATCCGAACTAGTACGGGCGATAGCCGACAAAGACGAAAATTCCCTAGTTGCAGTCAAAGGAATAGGAACAAAAACAGCTCAGCGTATCCTTGTGGATCTTAAGAACAAGGTGAAAGCGGTCGAAGGACTTACAACTGTAAGCACACCCAAAACTCCCGCGTCGAATAATGCCGTGGCGGAAGAAGCTGTCGCTGCACTGGTCATGTTGGGATTCCAGAAAGCCGCTTCACAAAAGGCGGTCCATACGATTCTCAAAGGTTCTCCCTCACTTGCTGTCGAGCAAGTGATCAAAACTGCTCTAAGAATGCTTTAAGCAATTGACAATTGACTATAGACAATTGACAATTAACATGAGAAGAACACTAAAATTTATACTTTGGATAACAATTCTACTGTTTGGTGCAGGTCTGTATTCTATGAATACGGATTTCCTGGCCTACGCAATGTCGTTGCCTGATACTGAATTGCTGGTCGTACCGGATGATACAGTGCCGAAGGTGCGCACCCGTTTTCCGGTAGCCAAGACAGTTCCTGAAGAATATCAGGATCTGACCAAGCAGTCGCCTGCTGACTTGAAGACGCCAGATAACGTGAAATCAGTGGTCGAATACGATATCAGAACCGGGACGTATGTGGTTCGTACCAAATTAGGTGATGCCGACCTGACTACCCCTATTTCGTTGACTCCCGAAGAATACCAGGATTATAGTTTCCAAAAATCTGTTCAATCCTATTATCGCCAGAAAAACGAGGAAGAATTTCAAAAAGCGGCTAATAAACAGTTCAACTTAGCAGATATGCAGTTCAATATTGGGGCGGCGGAGCGTATCTTCGGACCGGGTGGTGTTCGGGTGAAGACGCAAGGATCGGCTGAAGTGGAGTTAGGTTTGAAGCAGAATAAAACCAAAAATCCGTCTCTGCCGGAACGTGCTCGTAACCGCACCTTCTTTAATTTCGACGAGAATGTTCAATTGAATGTGCAGGCATCGGTCGGCAGCAAAGTGAATTTTGATATGAACTATAATACCGAAACCTCTTTCGATTTTGACTCCAAAAAATTGAAATTAGCTTATACTGGGGAGGAAGACGAAATTATTAAGTCGCTGGAAGCCGGAAACGTGAGTATGACGACCAGTAACTCCTTGATCAACGGGGGAGCAGCTCTGTTCGGTATGAAAGCGGATCTCCAGTTCGGGAAATTGCGAGTCAATGCGTTGTTTGCACAACAGGAGTCGGAATCAAAAACGGTCAGTTCTAAAGGGGGCGTGCAAACAAAACCTTTCGAATTGACGATTGACCAATATGACGAGAATCGCCACTTTTTTCTGTCGCACTATTTCCGTGACCGTTATGATGAGGCGGTGAAGAACCTGAATACGATTTCTTCTCCCGTCACGATTAGCAAGGTGGAAGTTTGGGTGACAAACAAACGGGCTACTTATGACCAGGCGCGTAATGTGGTCGCTTTTGCCGATCTGGCCGAGCATGCTAATATATCGAATACGGCGGTCGTTTCTCCTTCGGGGGCGTTATCTATCCCTTATAATAATACGAACACATTATATAATACCCTTAACCAGCAATTTTCTGGTGCTCGTGATATCAGTACGGTAAATCAGGCGCTGGGAGGGACTTTCGTCAACGGTACGGAGTATGAAGAAGTGGAAAGCGCCCGCTTGCTGGATGCGTCCGAATATACGGTTAATACCAAATTGGGATATATCTCGCTAAAAACACAGTTGCAGGCGGATGAGGTATTGGCTGTCGCTTATAATTATACCTATTCGGATGGAAAGACTTACCAGGTTGGTGAGTTCTCGACTGACAATCCTTCTTCGGCTGCCTCTTGCCTGTATGTGAAGTTGCTGAAAGGAATTACCATGTCTCCCGATATGCCTTTCTGGGACCTGATGATGAAAAACATTTATTCGTTAGGAGCTTATTCTGTCCAAAAAGAGAAATTCAAGCTGAATATCATGTACCAGAGCGATACGACCGGTACATATGTCAACTATTTGCCGGAAGGAGCGATTGCCAATCAAATCTTGTTACGGGTGCTGAACCTGGATAGTTATGATTCCAATAATCAACCGCATCCGGATGGTATATATGACTTTATTGAAGGAGTGACTGTCCTGGCCGATAATGGGAAGATCATCTTTCCGAGTGTGGAACCGTTCGGCTCTTATCTGCGTAAAAAGATTAACAATGATGCGATTGCCGATAAGTATGTGTTCCAGGAACTCTATGATTCGACATTGACTGTTGCCCGGCAGATTGCGGAAAAGAACAAGTTCAAACTGGAAGGAGAATACAAGGCCTCTTCGGGTGCCGAGATACAATTAGGGGCTTCCAATGTGGCACGAGGTTCAGTCAAGGTTACGGCTGGTGGAGCGATATTGACCGAAAATGTGGACTATACCGTCGATTATACTTCCGGTGTGGTGACTATCCTAAATGAAAGTATTATTTCTGCAGGTACTCCGGTCAGCGTCTCGTTGGAAAACCAAACAGCCTATAATATGCAGCGTAAGACCATGATGGGATTGGACTTGAACTATCAGTTCAATCCGAATCTGATGCTAGGTGCTACTATCATGCATATGTCTGAAATGCCGTTGACCACAAAAACGACGATGGGCGACGAGGCGATCAAAAATACACTTTGGGGGGTCAATATGTCTTATAAGGGGGAAAGTCAGTGGCTTACCAATGTATTTGACAAGCTGCCGTTGCTGAACCTGAGCAAACCCAGCCAGATATCTTTTAATGCGGAGTTCGCTCATTTGATTGCCGGACATTATGAAAACAAGAATACAGGTGGATATTCGTATTTGGATGATTTTGAGTCAACACAGAGTAATTTCGATCTCTCTGATCCTTATCCTTGGCAGTTGTCCAGTGTGCCTTATGACGACGGTACACCCCAGCTATTTCCGGAAGCCGGACTGACCAATAATATCGATTATGGGAAAAGCCGTGCTTTATTAGCCTGGTACACAATCGACGGATTGTTCACACGTAAAAATTCTTCTTTGCGTCCAAAGTATATCACGACAAAAGATTTGTCCAACCATTATGTCCGTGCTATTGAGACAAGGGAGTTGTTTCCGCAACGGCAGCAAAGCATGAGTGAAAGTAACACGCTGACAGTCCTAAACATGGCTTACTATCCTCAGGAACGCGGCCCATATAACCTGGATGCCGATAATATTAATCCAGATGGAACATTGCAGAACCCGGAAAAGCGTTTTGGCGGTATGATGCGTAAGATAGACCAAAGTGACTTCGAGACGGCGAATGTCGAATATATCGAATTCTGGATGCTTGATCCGTTTATCTATGACCGTCAGACTGCAGGTGGTGACCTGTATTTTAATTTGGGTGAGATATCGGAAGATATATTGAAGGATGAAAAGAAGTTCTTCGAGAACGGATTACCGATTGATGGAGATACATCAAAAGTAGATTATACGGTTTGGGGTAAGGTTCCCAAGCAGCAGAGTACGGTTTATGCATTCGATAATACGGCCGGTGCACGTTTATTACAGGATGTCGGCTTGAACGGGTTATCCTCGGACGAAGAGAAAGAATATCCGGCCTATCAGGATTATCTGAATAAATTGCGTCAGAAATTGAATGCAACAACTCTTACCGAGATGGAGAACGATCCGTTGCAACTGTCTCCATTCTTTGACCCGGCAGGTGACAAGTTTCACTATTTTCGTGGTTCAGACTATGATTCTCAGGAGGTGGATATCTTAACACGTTACAAACGCTACAACGGAACGGAAGGAAACTCGAAAGACATTAACGATTCGGGCGAGCGCTACAGCACATCGTCCAAGACCGTACCTGATGTAGAAGACATCAATCAGGATAATACTCTGAACAAAAATGAAAAATATTTCGAATACAAAGTCAGGATCACTCCGCAGGATACGGTTGTCGGTGAAAACTTTATTGCGGATAAACGTACCTCATTAGTAAGATTGGCGGATGGTACGACAGAATCCGTTACCTGGTATCAATTCAAGATTCCGGTAAGGCAATACCAGCGCCGTGTGGGGGCGATCAATGATTTCAAGACGATTCGTTTCATGCGTATGTATATGACTGGATTTAAGGAATCGGTCGTATTGCGTTTTGGTACTTTACAACTGGTACGTGGCGAATGGCGATCCTATGAGCAGGATTTGTCCGATCCGAAAATGCCGCCCGCGGTAAAGGGTAAATTAGAAGTTTCAACTGTCAATATTGAGGAAAACAGTGACAGGGATCCGGTCAGCTATACATTGCCTCCAGGTGTCAGCCGTGTACTGGATCCGAGCCAGCCTCAGATCCGTCAGGAGAACGAACAGGCGCTTTCATTAAAGATAACGGACCTTGCTGCTCAGGATGCACGTGCCGTGTATAAGAATACAAACTATGATTTGCGGCAGTATAAGCGTTTGCAATTGTTTACACATGCCGAGGCTCCAAAATTGGATGTAAATGATCTTGCGGATGGCGATCTTGCTGTCTTTATCCGCTTGGGATCAGACTATAAGAATAACTATTATGAATATGAAGTCCCGCTGAAGTTAACTCCGCATGGGGAGTATAATTATAATAATTCGGAACATCAGAAAATTGTTTGGCCAGCAGAAAATATGTTGAACTTCCGTCTGGAGATTCTGACAGACTTGAAGCTGGAGCGTAACCGGGAAAAGCGTTCTGGGGCAAATGGGGTGTCTTTCCAGACTATCTATTCAGGTAGGGACCCGGATAATGAAGGGAATACGATTCGTGTTAAAGGTAATCCAAGCCTTTCTGAAGTGAAGACTGTTATGATCGGTGTACGTAATGTGCGTAATAAATTGAAGAGTGGGGAAGTTTGGGTGAACGAATTGCGCTTGACCGACTTCAA
Proteins encoded in this region:
- the sov gene encoding T9SS outer membrane translocon Sov/SprA, which encodes MRRTLKFILWITILLFGAGLYSMNTDFLAYAMSLPDTELLVVPDDTVPKVRTRFPVAKTVPEEYQDLTKQSPADLKTPDNVKSVVEYDIRTGTYVVRTKLGDADLTTPISLTPEEYQDYSFQKSVQSYYRQKNEEEFQKAANKQFNLADMQFNIGAAERIFGPGGVRVKTQGSAEVELGLKQNKTKNPSLPERARNRTFFNFDENVQLNVQASVGSKVNFDMNYNTETSFDFDSKKLKLAYTGEEDEIIKSLEAGNVSMTTSNSLINGGAALFGMKADLQFGKLRVNALFAQQESESKTVSSKGGVQTKPFELTIDQYDENRHFFLSHYFRDRYDEAVKNLNTISSPVTISKVEVWVTNKRATYDQARNVVAFADLAEHANISNTAVVSPSGALSIPYNNTNTLYNTLNQQFSGARDISTVNQALGGTFVNGTEYEEVESARLLDASEYTVNTKLGYISLKTQLQADEVLAVAYNYTYSDGKTYQVGEFSTDNPSSAASCLYVKLLKGITMSPDMPFWDLMMKNIYSLGAYSVQKEKFKLNIMYQSDTTGTYVNYLPEGAIANQILLRVLNLDSYDSNNQPHPDGIYDFIEGVTVLADNGKIIFPSVEPFGSYLRKKINNDAIADKYVFQELYDSTLTVARQIAEKNKFKLEGEYKASSGAEIQLGASNVARGSVKVTAGGAILTENVDYTVDYTSGVVTILNESIISAGTPVSVSLENQTAYNMQRKTMMGLDLNYQFNPNLMLGATIMHMSEMPLTTKTTMGDEAIKNTLWGVNMSYKGESQWLTNVFDKLPLLNLSKPSQISFNAEFAHLIAGHYENKNTGGYSYLDDFESTQSNFDLSDPYPWQLSSVPYDDGTPQLFPEAGLTNNIDYGKSRALLAWYTIDGLFTRKNSSLRPKYITTKDLSNHYVRAIETRELFPQRQQSMSESNTLTVLNMAYYPQERGPYNLDADNINPDGTLQNPEKRFGGMMRKIDQSDFETANVEYIEFWMLDPFIYDRQTAGGDLYFNLGEISEDILKDEKKFFENGLPIDGDTSKVDYTVWGKVPKQQSTVYAFDNTAGARLLQDVGLNGLSSDEEKEYPAYQDYLNKLRQKLNATTLTEMENDPLQLSPFFDPAGDKFHYFRGSDYDSQEVDILTRYKRYNGTEGNSKDINDSGERYSTSSKTVPDVEDINQDNTLNKNEKYFEYKVRITPQDTVVGENFIADKRTSLVRLADGTTESVTWYQFKIPVRQYQRRVGAINDFKTIRFMRMYMTGFKESVVLRFGTLQLVRGEWRSYEQDLSDPKMPPAVKGKLEVSTVNIEENSDRDPVSYTLPPGVSRVLDPSQPQIRQENEQALSLKITDLAAQDARAVYKNTNYDLRQYKRLQLFTHAEAPKLDVNDLADGDLAVFIRLGSDYKNNYYEYEVPLKLTPHGEYNYNNSEHQKIVWPAENMLNFRLEILTDLKLERNREKRSGANGVSFQTIYSGRDPDNEGNTIRVKGNPSLSEVKTVMIGVRNVRNKLKSGEVWVNELRLTDFNEEGGWAANANLNVALSDLGTVNVGGRIETAGFGALDQSLNERRMEDFKQYNVATSIELGKLFPEKAQVSIPFYYAYSKETYDPKYNPLDQDVKLKDAIDKAETKAEKDSIRNYSQDRTVIKSVSFNNVRVNIKSKNPMPYDPANFTLGYSYSINDKKNPETEYETTKDYRANFAYSYVPYVKPIKPFDKLLKKNNGYTRYAKQLAFNVAPSINFQTAMMRNYYEIKLRDLTGAATGVSNDIPVTFSQNFYWDRAFSLNWAFTNNLNITFSSGTNARIEEPYVQVNKELNPDGYQLWKDSVKKSIADLGTPMKYDQQFMATWQLPLQLIPVLDWTNASLSYNATYNWDRGATVSEDIEMGNTIKNQRQFDLQANLNLLSLYNKNKYLKKINQKFNNTRATAKKPEKKKKPKLEKEIVLNPDSATVVEHGMFTKKVQITARRTDGRVYKVKFKPINFAQVKILNQDTVRLKLTIIPGPAPTEDFLYKAVEHSARFLMMVRRFNIQFTNSAGMMLPGFRPEIGDIFGQGHSSFGLSPGIGFAFGDVRRSYIDEAYEKGWLITDTERDVNAAIMTSTKNLNIRANLEPITGLKIDLTALRNDTRNTEIQFMYEGMPEIMGGNFTMTTIALGSAFGGSGNAMNNYSSKAFDRLLANREIIAQRIESKYSGLKYPDVGFIHDQGLGGMPYNPGTDNVNGVNRNSADVLIPAFLAAYTGKDPKKVGLTAFPSLKSMLPNWRITYDGLIKIPAVKKYFKSVTLSHQYRCSYAVGAFTSFLNWVDAGQDGLGYIQSILNDNPTPSSPYSISSVSLTEAFSPLLGADATLLNNVTVRADYSTTRNLSLNTTSYQLVEALSKKVTIGLGYKYAEFNKVLKMKKTRDFSNDLTVRLDFSYNKMQSLIRKIDTQLTQATSGNIAKTISFSADYGLSRALTIRAFYDIQINEPLISSASYPTSNSNYGISLRFSLAQ
- the trkA gene encoding Trk system potassium transporter TrkA yields the protein MKIIIAGAGEVGTHLAKMLSQEKQDIILMDPNEERLNFTNSSMEILPMVGNPTSIRDLEEAGIRKADLFISVTPEETTNVAASILASKLGARKTLTRINNYEYLLPKNKELFEKMGIDSMIYPEMLAAKEIVTAVKRPWTRQYWELFGGALILIGVKVRDNSRLVNKHLFELLNEQKLYHIVAIKRQNETIIPRGTDRIESGDIVFFTTTKGHIEDVRLHAGKRDPEVKKVIIMGGSRIAIRTCQYLPNNIRVKVIETNKEKSHRIAEVVPGNVLIINGDGRDTDLLMQEGIKDAQAFIALTDNSSTNILACLAAKRAGVFKTIAKIENIDYIPLAESMDIGSVINKKLIAASHIYQFLLDADVSNVKCLTFANADVAELVARPDSKITRKQVKDLNLPKDLTLGGLIRDGEPMMIKGDTHIQAYDHVVVFCLDTAMRKLEDYFN
- a CDS encoding TrkH family potassium uptake protein produces the protein MLNIRFIIKMLGMMFILETLFMLAATAVAFLYKGNDFYPLLQSSGIMFGTGVLFMLIGLRANEHTAGRREGMLTVTLTWALFSLLGMLPFYLGGYIDNVTDAYFETMSGFTTTGSTILTDIEALPHGILFWRSLTQWQGGIGVIVFTVALMPIIGGGAIQMFNAETPGITHERFRPRITQVAKRLWGVYLFLTIILIGLLWAGPMDLFDAVNHALTCIATGGYSTKNASIAYWNSAYIEYVVTIFMFIGATNITLIYFFFNGKPKKLFTDEETRWFFWFVLIITAMSTVWIMYKGIVDDFGTAFRQAIFQVVTLVSTCGFATVDYIPWGPFFWLLALVLMVVCGCAGSTCGGLKMGRFVILTKNLFNEFKKQTHPHAIIPVRMNGHAISGDIVHRVLAFAFAYIALIFVSCMVLMIDGMGFEETIGATISSIGNVGPGLGSLGPVGNYADVPAVSKWFLSFLMMVGRLEIFTVLTILLPGFWKQ
- the ruvA gene encoding Holliday junction branch migration protein RuvA; protein product: MIEYIKGEIVELTPARMVLECAGIGYELNISLNTYTFYNGKADGKVYVYEIIREDAHVLFGFAGIEERELFLMLTTVPGVGPNTARMILSSLSPSELVRAIADKDENSLVAVKGIGTKTAQRILVDLKNKVKAVEGLTTVSTPKTPASNNAVAEEAVAALVMLGFQKAASQKAVHTILKGSPSLAVEQVIKTALRML